In a genomic window of Pedobacter sp. KBS0701:
- a CDS encoding type I restriction enzyme HsdR N-terminal domain-containing protein: MELKDEIGQFAVRIKKMLPQVQSEDLTRNALVMPFIQILGFDPSEVQSEAVLDFGVKKSKKVDYTIMKDGEPTILVECKHHNDNLDIHDSRLSKYFRKTKAKYGLLTNGLVYRFYTEKMVRSKKNQEPLFEFKITDTKAATIAKMIEDHKDYFNVDQKTNVAATS, from the coding sequence ATGGAATTGAAAGACGAAATCGGGCAGTTTGCCGTAAGAATTAAGAAAATGCTTCCACAAGTTCAATCTGAGGATTTAACAAGGAATGCGTTAGTTATGCCTTTTATCCAGATCTTAGGGTTTGACCCTTCTGAGGTTCAATCTGAAGCCGTTCTAGACTTCGGGGTTAAAAAAAGTAAAAAAGTTGATTACACCATTATGAAAGATGGCGAACCAACAATTCTGGTTGAATGTAAACACCATAACGATAATTTGGATATTCATGATTCACGCCTGTCTAAATACTTCCGTAAAACAAAAGCGAAATATGGCTTATTAACCAACGGTTTAGTTTACCGCTTTTACACAGAGAAAATGGTGAGATCAAAGAAAAATCAAGAGCCATTATTCGAGTTTAAAATAACTGATACCAAAGCAGCTACTATTGCTAAAATGATCGAAGATCATAAAGATTATTTCAATGTAGATCAAAAAACTAATGTAGCAGCTACAAGCTAA